The Pseudomonas multiresinivorans DNA window GCGTGTCCTATGAAAGCCTGTTCAATGCCAGCGGCAACTACATCTACTTCCAGCAGTTCGCCGCCATCGTGCATCTGCTGCAGCTGTTCGTGATCGTCGCCACGGTGCACGTGCTGGCCCGGGAGGCTCCGGAGCTGCGCGCGTCCTCGCCACACATCCTGCGGGCCAAGGCCCTGGGGGCACGTCTACTGGGCAAGATGGCGCCCTACACATTGCTGTTCAGTACTTTGCTCATGGTCGAGCTGTTCCTGCTGGTGGAGATCAATGGCGCGCGGATCAACGGCAATCCCTGGTGGATGCTGGCGATCACCGTCTGCTATGTGGCAGCGGCGCAGAGCGTGGGGCTGATGCTGTTCATCTTTACCGCCAACCGCTTCAGCGCCTATTCGCTGATCGGCCTGCTGATCGGTGTGGCGCAGACCTATTCCGGCGTCTTGCTGCCGGAGCTGGCGATGCCGCAGATCGCCCGCATCATCTCCGAGGCCGAGCCGCTGACCCATACCCTGCACGGCCTGTTCGACCAGTTCCTGCGCAGGGCGCCGGCCGAGTCCGGGCTCTATACCTGCTGCAAGCTGCTGCTCTACCCGCTGATCGCCTACATGATCGCCAAGATGCGCCTGCGCCGGCGCCTCGACCTGAGCCCGGCGTAAGGAACCGCCATGGAGAACTTCTGGTCCGTGTTCCGCCAGTCCCTGGGCAACATGCTCGGCAAGCCGCTGTGGCTGTTGATGGTGTTGTCGGTGACGCTGACCACCCTGCCATACGCCCATCGCACCATGGACGACCTGCCGGTGGCGGTGATCGACATGGATCACAGCTCGGTGTCCCGCGAACTGATCCGCCAGCTCGACGCTGCGCCGAAGATCGCCGTGCGTGCCTACGACCAATTGCCTGAAGCCCAGCGCGATCTCGCCTGGCGCGAGCTGTTCGGGATCGTGGTGATTCCCGTGGATTTCGAGAAGCGCGTGCTGCGTGGTGAAGCAGTCACCGTGCCGATCTTCGGCGATGCCACCAACCGCATGGCCAACGGGCAGATCCAGCAGGATATCAGCGCCACCTACACCGAACTGTCGCTGCGCTACAACCGCGAACGGCTGATGCGCGGGGGCTTCTCCGGGCAGCAGTCGAACGTCCTGCTGCAACCGGCCATCGGCCAGCTCACCGACCTGTTCAACCCCGGTACCAGCTTCGCGGCCATTGTGCTGCCAGGGCTGGTGACGCTGATCCTGCAACACAGCCTGTTGCTCTCCTGCACGCGGGTGAATCTCAACCTGCGCGGCGGCACCCCGCGTTCGCTGCGCCAGCCGGCATCCACGCGTTTTGGCCGGTACGCCGCCCAGCTGTCGATCTGGACGGTGCTGGCGATGCTCTTCTACGTGATCTGGCCGTGGATGATGGGTTACCGGCAGACCGCGTCGTTCTTCATGCTGATGGGGCTGGTGCTGCCGTTCCTGCTGGCGGTGATCGCCATGAGCGAATTCATCGCCGAGGTGCTGCCCTCGGAGGAGGCGGTCTACCTGACCATGACCTTCATCACCCTGCCGCTGTTCTATATGGCCGGCTTCACCTGGCCGCCTCAGGCCATGCCGCAGTGGGTGCAGCTGCTGGCCGACGCGATACCTTCCACCTGGGCGATTCGCGCAGTGGTGGAGATGAACCAGATGAACCTGCCACTTTCAGCGGTGGCCGACCGGATTCTTGTTCTCTTCGCCATGGCGGCGGCCTACGGATTGCTGGGTACACTGGTCTATCAGTACCGCAACTGGCGCTGGGACCAGCTCAAGGGCTGGTAGGCTGCCACCTTCGTTATCGAGAGGGAGTTTCGATATGACGCTGTCTCGTTCCTGGCTGCTGCTCGCTGCCGCGCTGCTCAGTGGTTGCGGGTCCTACCACACGCTGCGCAGTGATGATGTGGTGGACGCCGATGACCTGAAACTCAAGGGCACCTACTGCGGGGCTATTCCGCGGGTTTACGGCGGCGTGGTCTGGGATGCCTGCCAGCTTTACGGCGAGCCGCCAGCCGATTCCGGCTACACGCCAGCGCCGACACCGGCCAACTTCACTTTCGGCCCGCCGATCCTGCCGCTGCTCGACATGGCCTTCTCTGGCGTCGTCGATACGCTGGCCTTGCCTTACACCCTCTATCGACAGAATCGCGACGGCAGCATCGAGCTTCGGTAAGACTGCGCGGGCCCCAGGGAGATGAACGAATGCTCACTCGTCTGTTCACAACGCTGATCCTCACCACTGCCATTGCCGGGTGCGGCTCGGTCAGGACGCTGGATAGCGATGCCCATGAGAGCGTGAAAGAGTTGAAACTGGGCAGGACCTATTGCACCGAGATTCCTCGCATCTACAGCGGCGTTGCCTATAACTTCTGCGCGCTGCATGGTGACCCGGGAGGCAGCTACCAGCGCAGTGCAGGCCTTTCCCCGCCCGTGCCGGACGCTCCCCTGGGGCTCTACTGGCCCTTGTTCGACGGCGTGCTCAGCGCCGCCACCGACACCCTGGTGCTGCCGTATACGGTCTATCGCCAACAGCGCGACGGCAATATCGAACTGACGCGCGACTGATCCGTCTAGAGTGAGAGTTCCTATCTCTGCGGGAGCTCTGTGATGAATCCATTGAACGGCAAGGTTGCGGTGGTCACCGGCGCGGCCAGCGGCATCGGCAGGCAGATCGCCCTGACGCTGGCGCAGGCGGGCGCGGCCGTGGCCATCGCCGATCTGCAGCAGGGCGCCGCCCAGCAGGTGGCGGATGAGATCGGGGCAGCCGGCGGAAGGGCCCTGGCGGTGGTCATGGACGTGACCGACGAGCAGGCCGTGGACAGCGGCATCGATCAGGTGGTCGCCACCTTCGGCGGCATCGACATCCTGGTCTCCAACGCCGGCATCCAGATCGTCAACCCGATCCAGGACTTCGCCTTCGCTGACTGGAAGAAGATGCTCGCCATCCACCTGGACGGCGCCTTCCTCACCACTCGCGCCGTGCTGCGCCATATGTACCCGGCCAAGCGCGGTGGCGTGGTGATCTACATGGGCTCGGTGCATTCCCATGAAGCTTCGCCGCTGAAATCCGCCTACGTCACCGCCAAGCACGGCCTGCTCGGCCTGGCCCGCACCCTGGCCAAGGAGGGCGGGCCGCAGGGCGTGCGCTCCCATGTGGTCTGCCCCGGCTTCGTGCGCACGCCGCTGGTGGAGAAGCAGATTCCCGAGCAGGCGAAGGAACTGGGCATCAGCGAGGAAGCGGTGGTGAAGCAGGTGATGCTCGGCGGCACCGTGGATGGCCAGTTCACCACCGTGGAGGATGTGGCGCAGACGGTGCTGTTCCTGGCCAGCTTCCCCTCGGCGGCGCTCACTGGGCAGTCGGTGCTGGTCAGCCATGGCTGGGGGATGCGCTGAAGTGCAGGCGTAGCGCCAGAAAAAAGCCCCGGCTCAATCGACAGGCGAGCCAGGGCTTGGGGGACAACATCTGCGCCGGCAAGCGCTCCGGTTCTCCTGGAATTTCTGCCTGTTCCAGGGTCGGGGCTGGTTGATTCGGCGCAGCAGTAGATTCTCCTGGATCGGGGCCGGGCGATGTAGTGGGTTTACCGTTCGGTCTGTCAGGCAATTCTCCATCGGCGGGCACGTCCGATTTACGGTCGGGCAGTTGCTGCTGGCTCGTCGTTCCCGCTGGGGACAACCGGTACTTCCGTCCCTGCCGATGATCGTCACGGCACACGTGGCGCTTGCCGTGGCGGGGCCGTCATGGCATCTTTCGCGCAAATGATAAGTTTTCGCATTTGAGGTGTGCTTTCAGCTGCACCTCGATGCCTGGCGTTCGCGCGCAGGGGGCACTCGTGACGTCGACCACACACCACTCGCAGATCGGCGAACTCTATGCCGGCCATCACTCCTGGCTGCTCGGCTGGCTCTATCGCCGGCTGGAGTGCCGTCACCAGGCGGCCGACCTGGCGCAGGATACCTTCGTCCGCCTGCTCGGGCGCCAGGAACTCAGGGGCCTGCGCGAGCCACGCGCCTTCCTGGCCGCCGTTGCCCGCGGGTTGATGATCGATCACTTCCGCCGCCAGACCCTGGAGCGCGCCTGGCTCGACAGCCTGGCCCGGCAGCCGGAGGCCGAGGCGCCGTCCGCCGAGGAGCGGGCCATCGTGCTGGAAACCCTGATGGAGATCGATCGCTTGCTGGATGGCCTGCGGCCGGTAGTCCGCAGCGCCTTCCTGCTGTCGCAGCTCGATGGCCTGACCTACCCGCAGATCGCCGAGCGCCTGGGCGTTTCCCTCAGTTCGGTGCAGCAATACATGACCCAGGCTTTCGGTCACTGCTACAAGGCGCTCTACTCATGAACCGCGTTGGCGCCCTGGACGCGGCCCAGCGTCTGGACCATTCGGTGGTGGAACAGGCCATTGGCTGGCGTGTACGCCTGGCCTCGGGGCTGGCCGCCGCTGACGAGCTCGCTGCCTGCCAGCAGTGGCGCGCATCCGACCCGGCCCACGAACAGGCCTGGCAACGCCTGGAGTTCTTCGACGGGCGCCTGGGCGGCATGGCGCCGGCCATGGCCAGCCGTTCGCTGCGCCAGGCCGCCGTCGACCCGGCGCGCCGCCGCGCCCTGAAAAGCCTGCTGCTGCTCGCCGGTACTGCGGCGGTGGTGGGCAGTGGCAGCCTGGGTTTGCGCGACTCGCCCTGGCTGGCGCAGCAGCGCACATCGGTGGGCGAGCGCCGGCGCGTCGCCCTGCCCGATGGTGGCTGGCTGCAGCTCAACACCGACAGCGCCGTGGATATAGCCTACGACGCCCACACTCGACGCGTGCGCCTGTACGCCGGCGAGATGCTGGTACAGACCGCTCCGGACAGCGCCGGCCGTGCCTTCTGGGTCGATACGCCGCTGGGGCGTCTGAAGGCGCTGGGCACGCGATTCGCCGTACGCCTGGACGGCAGTGATGCACGGCTTTCGGTGCAGGAAGGCGCGGTAGCGGTCATGCCCGCGCTGCGCAATGAGTCGGCCGGTGTCATCGAGGCCGGCCGCCAGGCCCGTTTCGACCGCAAGGGGCTGTACGGCGAAACGACGCTGGAGGCCGATTCACTGGCGTGGAGCGATGGTTACCTGGTGGCGCGGCAATGGACGCTCGGCCGCCTGTGTGCCGAACTGGCGCGCTATCGCCCCGGCGTGCTGCGCTGCGATCTGGCCGTCGCCAACCTGGCCATTTCCGGCGTGTTCCCCCTGGACCAGCCCGAGCAAGCCATTGCCGCGCTGCAACGCAGCCTGCCAGTGCGCGCGCAGTACCGTACGCGCTGGTGGGTGACGCTGGTGCCGTTGGCCTGAGGCCAATGTCCAAGGCTCCCGAGGCGTTTTCCGCAGGAGCCTGTTCGTTTGCGCGGCGGCGCTCCGCTGGCAATCACACCGCCTTGGGCAGCGGTGCGAAGAGTGCGTCGATATCCGCGTCGTCCAGTTGCCAGTCGGCGCCGGTGCCTTCGAGGATGCCGGCGGCCAGCGCGGCCTTGTCGCGCTGCAGCCGCTGGATCTTCTCTTCCACCGTGCCGCGGGCGATCAGCTTGTAGACGAATACCGGCTTGTCCTGGCCGATGCGGTAGGCACGGTCGCTGGCCTGGTTTTCCGCGGCCGGGTTCCACCAGGGATCGTAGTGGATCACGGTATCGGCGGCGGTAAGGTTCAGGCCCACACCACCGGCCTTCAGGCTGATCAGGAACAGCGGCACGCGGCCTTCCTGGAAATCCTTCACCGGCGCGCGGCGGTCGCGGGTGTCGCCGGTGAGCAGGGCGTATTCCAGATTGCGTTCGGCCAGGGCCTCGCCGATCAACGCGAGCATCGAGGTGAACTGCGAGAACACCAGCACGCGGCGGCCTTCGGCGAGCAACTCTTCGAGCATGTCGAGCAGGTAGACCAGCTTGCCCGAGGTTACCGCGCGGGCGGACTTGCCGGTGGGCGGCGGAGCTTCCTTGTTCACCAGGCGGATGTCGCAGCACACCTGGCGCAGCTTGAGCAGCGCCTCGAGGATGATGATGCGGCTGCGCGCCAGGCCTCGGCGGGCGATCTCGTCGCGCACCTTGCGGTCCAGCGCCAGGCGCACGGTCTCGTAGAGGTCGCGTTGCGCCTCGCTGAGCTCGATGTGCTGGATGAATTCGCTCTTGGGCGGCAGCTCCGAGGCGACCTGTTCCTTGGTGCGGCGCAGCAGGAACGGGCGGATGCGTGCTGCCAGGTGCGCCAGACGGCCCTGGTCACCGTGGCGCTCGATGGGCGTGCGGTAGTCCACGGCGAACTGCCGGGCGTCGCCCAGCCAGCCCGGCAGCAGGAAGTGGAACAGCGACCACAGCTCGCCCAGGTGATTCTCCAGCGGCGTGCCCGTCAGGCACAGGCGATTGCGCGCGCGCAGGTGACGCGCGGCCTGGGCCGCCTTGGTGGTAGCGTTCTTGATGTTCTGCGCTTCGTCGAGGATCAGCAGGTGATACTCGTGCTGGCCGAGCTTCTCGGCATCGCGCGGCAGCAGGGCATAGGTGGTGAGGATCAGGTCGTGCTCGGCGATCTTCGCGAACGCCTTGCGCCGGCCGGCGCCGTGCAGCGCGAGTACGCGCAGCTCCGGAGTGAAGCGCTCGGCCTCGTCGAGCCAGTTGGGGATCAGGCTGGTGGGCATGATCACCAGCGCCGGGCTGGTCAGGCGCCCGGCCTGTTTTTCCAGCAGCACGTGGGCGAGGGACTGCAGCGTCTTGCCCAGGCCCATGTCGTCGGCGAGGATGCCGCTGGCGCCGACTTCGCGCAGGGTCTGCATCCAGCTCAGGCCTTCGTGCTGGTAGGCGCGCAGCTCGGCGTTGAGGCCGGCGGGGATCTGCGCCGGTTGCGCGCGGTAGTCGCGCAGGCGGTGGGCGATCTCGCGCAATTGCTCGCCGCCCTGCCAGGTCAGCGGCAGTTCTTCCAGTTCGGTCAGGCGCGCGGCGTCCGGCGCGCCCATGCGCAGGCGGCGTACCGGCAGCTGTTCGCCGAGGTAGAACTCGGACAGCGTGCTGAGCATCGGCTTGAGCTTGCCGAAGGGCAGCGAGACGCGCAGCGGTCGGTCGGACGCGGTCTGCCAGGTGTGGACCGGGTTGCGCCCGGCATCCAGGCGCAGCACCAGTTGTTCATCGTCGGCATGGCGGGCGAGGGCGACCGGGTCGAGCAGCGCCGGCATGCGCCGGATCAGCTCGATCAGCGCCGGCAGCAGGCTGATGCGCCGGCCTTCCACCTCGATGCCCAGTTCCAGGTCGAACCACTGGCGGTCGTCGGTTTCCTCGATCTCGGCGTACCAGTTCTCGACCGGTGTCAGGTCGAAGACGAACTCCGGGCGGATGTCGATTTCCCAGCCCTGCTCGCGCAGCCGGGACAGGCCCTCGCGCATGAATTCCTGCCAGGCGCTGTCGTCGGGCAGTTCGAACATTTCCCCGGCGCTGTCTTCCAGGGCATCGCTGCGGCGCATCGCCGGCTTGAAGCCGAGTTCGCGCAGGTCCAGGCGCCAGGCATGCTCCAGCTCCAGTTCGCGGCTGACACGGACGATCTGGTCATCGCGGAACACCCGGATCTCGCGGCCCGAGCGCGGGGTGACACTGCCCGAGACCGGCATGTCGCCATACAGGAAGGCCAGCGCGGCGCGGTGCCGGGAGATGTTCTGCATGCGCCCGCTGCGCAGGTCGAAGCCGCTGTGCACGTGGCTGCCCAGCGTCAGCCGTGGCCGGGGCGCGAGTTCGTCGCGCTCCACGGCAGGCAGTGGAGATTCGGCGGGTGGCTTCATCCGAGTGTCCTTCCGGCAGTCCAGCCGAGTACGCAAACGCCCGATGATACCGCGATTCTTCTCGGGCGGGACGCGGAAGGAAACCGGCGGTCAGCGGGCGAAGCGTTTTGCCCCGGCGACGCACAGCACCACTGCGACGGTGGCGCCGGCCATCAGCGGGCTGATCTGCTCGTGCAGCAGCAGGCCGGCCAGCGCCAGGCCGAAGAACGGCTGCAGCAGTTGAAGCTGGCCGACCGCGGCGATGCCGCCGGTGGCCAGGCCGTGATACCAGAAGAAGAAGCCGATCAGCATGCTGAACAGCGACACGTAGCCCAGGCTCAGCCAGGCCGGCCAACTGGCGCCGCTGAAGGTCTGCGGCTGGGTATACCAGGCCAGCGGCAGCATCAGCGGCAGCGACAGCACCAGCACCCAGCAGATCACCTGCCAGCTGCCCAGGTGACGGGCGATGCGGCCACCCTCGGCGTAGCCCAGGCCGCAGACGACGACCGCAGCCAGCATCAGCAGGTCGCCGGTGAAGTTGCCCGCTCCGCTCTGCGACAGGGCGAAGCCGGCCACCACGGCGCTGCCCAGCAGCGAGCAGATCCAGAACGCCGGGCGTGGTTGCTCGCCGGCGCGGATCACGCCGAACAGCGCGGTAGCCAGCGGCAGCAGGCCGACGAAGACGATGGCGTGGGCCGAGTTGACGTGCTTGAGCGCGAGCGCGGTGAGCAGCGGGAAACCCACCACCACGCCACCGGCCACCACCAGCAGGGGGATCAGGTCCTTGCGCGCCGGCAGCTTCTGCCGCAGCAGGATGAGGATCGCCGCCGCCAGCAGGCCGGCGATGCTGGCGCGGGCCAGGGTGAGGAAGGTCGGATCGAAGTCGGCCACCGCTACCCGCGTCGCCGGGAGAGAGCCGCTGAAGATGAGTACGCCGAGGAAGCCACTGAGCCAGCCGCCGAGGTGGCTGTTCGAGGCGAGGGTGTGGGAGTTGTTCATGGGGAGCATCCGGCAGGAGAGCGAGCCTGGAGGATGCGCGCAGAGCTGCCGGGCGGCCAGTGACAGAAAGGTACAATTTGCGCAAACTGTCCGTAAATTATCCCGGTACAAATTGCCTCGGTAAAAAATCCAGGGCAGGCGAGGGCGACATGGGCAGGCCAAAGAGCACACGGGTCGATTCGGTGATGCAGCATGTGCGCGAGCGCCTGGCGGCGCGGGCGCTGGTGCCGGGTGAACGGCTGCCGTCGATTCGCCAGCTGGCCGAGCAGCTGGAGGTGTCCAAGACCACCGTCGTGGAGGCCTACGACCGGCTGGCCGCCGACGGCGTGATCGCTGCGCGGCGTGGCTCCGGTTTCTATGTGGCCGGCCATGCGCCGCCGCTGTCCCTGGCGGACGTCGGCCCGGCGCTGGACCGCAGCATCGACCCGCTGTGGATTTCCCGGCAGTCGCTGGAAGCCGCGGATACCTCGCTCAAGCCCGGTTGCGGCTGGCTGCCGCCGTCCTGGCTGCCGGAGGAAGAACTGCGCCGCGCGCTGCGGCAGATTGCCCGCGCGCCGCAATCCAGCCTGCTGGAATATGGTCGCCCCTACGGTCACTCCGGCCTGCGCGAACAGCTGGCGCGGCGGCTGGGTGATTACGGCGTGCCGGTGGGCCCGCAGCAGATAGTGCTGACCGACAACGGCACCCAGGCCATCGACCTGATCTGCCGCTTCCTGCTGGAACCCGGCGACTGCGTGCTGGTGGACGACCCGGGCTACTTCAACTTCCAGGCCCTGCTGCGTGCCCATCGGGTGCAGGTCGTCGGTGTGCCCTATACGCCGACCGGGCCGGACGTCGCCGCCATGGCGGGCCTGCTGGAGCAGCACCGCCCGCGCCTGTACATCACCAACTCGGCCTTCCATAACCCCACCGGCGCGGTGCTCTCGCCGCTGGTCGCCCATCGTCTGCTGAAGCTGGCCGAGGCCCATGACCTGCTGATCGTCGAGGACGATATCTTCGGCGACTTCGAGCACGAAAGCGCGCCGCGCCTGTCGGCCTTCGACGGGCTGGAGCGGGTGATCCAGGTTGGCAGCTTCTCCAAGACGCTGTCGGCTTCGGTGCGCTGCGGCTACATCGCCACCCAGCCGGAATGGTGCGAGCGCCTGGTGGACCTGAAGCTGGCGACCAGCTTCGGCAACAGCCCGTTCAGTGCCGAGATGCTCTTCGAGCTGCTGCGCAAGGGCAGCTACCGCCGCCACCTGGACAGCCTGCGCGGGCGCCTGGCCGACGCCATGGGCGAGACGCTGCTGCGCTTGCGCGCGCTGGATATCCAG harbors:
- a CDS encoding PLP-dependent aminotransferase family protein is translated as MGRPKSTRVDSVMQHVRERLAARALVPGERLPSIRQLAEQLEVSKTTVVEAYDRLAADGVIAARRGSGFYVAGHAPPLSLADVGPALDRSIDPLWISRQSLEAADTSLKPGCGWLPPSWLPEEELRRALRQIARAPQSSLLEYGRPYGHSGLREQLARRLGDYGVPVGPQQIVLTDNGTQAIDLICRFLLEPGDCVLVDDPGYFNFQALLRAHRVQVVGVPYTPTGPDVAAMAGLLEQHRPRLYITNSAFHNPTGAVLSPLVAHRLLKLAEAHDLLIVEDDIFGDFEHESAPRLSAFDGLERVIQVGSFSKTLSASVRCGYIATQPEWCERLVDLKLATSFGNSPFSAEMLFELLRKGSYRRHLDSLRGRLADAMGETLLRLRALDIQPWLEPRGGVFVWACLPEGLDAAEVSRAALADNLVLAPGNVFSLSQSATGYLRFNVAQCLSPLVFQGLERAMEQARGR
- a CDS encoding FecR domain-containing protein, giving the protein MNRVGALDAAQRLDHSVVEQAIGWRVRLASGLAAADELAACQQWRASDPAHEQAWQRLEFFDGRLGGMAPAMASRSLRQAAVDPARRRALKSLLLLAGTAAVVGSGSLGLRDSPWLAQQRTSVGERRRVALPDGGWLQLNTDSAVDIAYDAHTRRVRLYAGEMLVQTAPDSAGRAFWVDTPLGRLKALGTRFAVRLDGSDARLSVQEGAVAVMPALRNESAGVIEAGRQARFDRKGLYGETTLEADSLAWSDGYLVARQWTLGRLCAELARYRPGVLRCDLAVANLAISGVFPLDQPEQAIAALQRSLPVRAQYRTRWWVTLVPLA
- a CDS encoding ABC transporter permease — its product is MAVEAVRSNLRRFAQAFGSETRVALRSWTIHWLGWLWPLLLFVVISGVYQAGTLLDMPVAVVDADHSSLSRRIVRELDAGSHAKVEVLGGGLQEGLRRLRMADDYALLYIPRDFEADALSGRQPVAELYYNSLFYSAGFYSTQDFSGLMSSVNAELRPRLAVGMDRSMPALASISVSYESLFNASGNYIYFQQFAAIVHLLQLFVIVATVHVLAREAPELRASSPHILRAKALGARLLGKMAPYTLLFSTLLMVELFLLVEINGARINGNPWWMLAITVCYVAAAQSVGLMLFIFTANRFSAYSLIGLLIGVAQTYSGVLLPELAMPQIARIISEAEPLTHTLHGLFDQFLRRAPAESGLYTCCKLLLYPLIAYMIAKMRLRRRLDLSPA
- a CDS encoding DEAD/DEAH box helicase — encoded protein: MFELPDDSAWQEFMREGLSRLREQGWEIDIRPEFVFDLTPVENWYAEIEETDDRQWFDLELGIEVEGRRISLLPALIELIRRMPALLDPVALARHADDEQLVLRLDAGRNPVHTWQTASDRPLRVSLPFGKLKPMLSTLSEFYLGEQLPVRRLRMGAPDAARLTELEELPLTWQGGEQLREIAHRLRDYRAQPAQIPAGLNAELRAYQHEGLSWMQTLREVGASGILADDMGLGKTLQSLAHVLLEKQAGRLTSPALVIMPTSLIPNWLDEAERFTPELRVLALHGAGRRKAFAKIAEHDLILTTYALLPRDAEKLGQHEYHLLILDEAQNIKNATTKAAQAARHLRARNRLCLTGTPLENHLGELWSLFHFLLPGWLGDARQFAVDYRTPIERHGDQGRLAHLAARIRPFLLRRTKEQVASELPPKSEFIQHIELSEAQRDLYETVRLALDRKVRDEIARRGLARSRIIILEALLKLRQVCCDIRLVNKEAPPPTGKSARAVTSGKLVYLLDMLEELLAEGRRVLVFSQFTSMLALIGEALAERNLEYALLTGDTRDRRAPVKDFQEGRVPLFLISLKAGGVGLNLTAADTVIHYDPWWNPAAENQASDRAYRIGQDKPVFVYKLIARGTVEEKIQRLQRDKAALAAGILEGTGADWQLDDADIDALFAPLPKAV
- a CDS encoding ABC transporter permease translates to MENFWSVFRQSLGNMLGKPLWLLMVLSVTLTTLPYAHRTMDDLPVAVIDMDHSSVSRELIRQLDAAPKIAVRAYDQLPEAQRDLAWRELFGIVVIPVDFEKRVLRGEAVTVPIFGDATNRMANGQIQQDISATYTELSLRYNRERLMRGGFSGQQSNVLLQPAIGQLTDLFNPGTSFAAIVLPGLVTLILQHSLLLSCTRVNLNLRGGTPRSLRQPASTRFGRYAAQLSIWTVLAMLFYVIWPWMMGYRQTASFFMLMGLVLPFLLAVIAMSEFIAEVLPSEEAVYLTMTFITLPLFYMAGFTWPPQAMPQWVQLLADAIPSTWAIRAVVEMNQMNLPLSAVADRILVLFAMAAAYGLLGTLVYQYRNWRWDQLKGW
- a CDS encoding YceK/YidQ family lipoprotein, producing MTLSRSWLLLAAALLSGCGSYHTLRSDDVVDADDLKLKGTYCGAIPRVYGGVVWDACQLYGEPPADSGYTPAPTPANFTFGPPILPLLDMAFSGVVDTLALPYTLYRQNRDGSIELR
- a CDS encoding YceK/YidQ family lipoprotein, whose product is MLTRLFTTLILTTAIAGCGSVRTLDSDAHESVKELKLGRTYCTEIPRIYSGVAYNFCALHGDPGGSYQRSAGLSPPVPDAPLGLYWPLFDGVLSAATDTLVLPYTVYRQQRDGNIELTRD
- a CDS encoding sigma-70 family RNA polymerase sigma factor, with product MPGVRAQGALVTSTTHHSQIGELYAGHHSWLLGWLYRRLECRHQAADLAQDTFVRLLGRQELRGLREPRAFLAAVARGLMIDHFRRQTLERAWLDSLARQPEAEAPSAEERAIVLETLMEIDRLLDGLRPVVRSAFLLSQLDGLTYPQIAERLGVSLSSVQQYMTQAFGHCYKALYS
- a CDS encoding 3-hydroxybutyrate dehydrogenase, which codes for MNPLNGKVAVVTGAASGIGRQIALTLAQAGAAVAIADLQQGAAQQVADEIGAAGGRALAVVMDVTDEQAVDSGIDQVVATFGGIDILVSNAGIQIVNPIQDFAFADWKKMLAIHLDGAFLTTRAVLRHMYPAKRGGVVIYMGSVHSHEASPLKSAYVTAKHGLLGLARTLAKEGGPQGVRSHVVCPGFVRTPLVEKQIPEQAKELGISEEAVVKQVMLGGTVDGQFTTVEDVAQTVLFLASFPSAALTGQSVLVSHGWGMR
- a CDS encoding DMT family transporter → MNNSHTLASNSHLGGWLSGFLGVLIFSGSLPATRVAVADFDPTFLTLARASIAGLLAAAILILLRQKLPARKDLIPLLVVAGGVVVGFPLLTALALKHVNSAHAIVFVGLLPLATALFGVIRAGEQPRPAFWICSLLGSAVVAGFALSQSGAGNFTGDLLMLAAVVVCGLGYAEGGRIARHLGSWQVICWVLVLSLPLMLPLAWYTQPQTFSGASWPAWLSLGYVSLFSMLIGFFFWYHGLATGGIAAVGQLQLLQPFFGLALAGLLLHEQISPLMAGATVAVVLCVAGAKRFAR